The following proteins come from a genomic window of Gallalistipes aquisgranensis:
- a CDS encoding glycoside hydrolase family 3 N-terminal domain-containing protein, producing MKTTLKSFLLFTLLLAACGRTTDSEPAYLDPSLPAETRVEDLLLRMTLEEKVGQMCQYVGIEHILDAERRRNENLAQNEDAYAFYPGLGTADLERLVTEGRIGSFLHVVSPAEANRLQTLARQSRLKIPLLIGIDAIHGNGMVSGCTVYPSQMGMSCTWSPALVEEAARQTALEMRATGSQWAFSPNLDIARDARWGRTGETFGEDPLLVAEMGAAMIRGLQGDDLKGGVLACAKHLVGGSEPINGLNVAPTDLSERTLLEVYLPPYKAAVEAGACTFMPAHNEINGVPCHAHRYLMNDLVREAWGFEGFYVSDFLDIERLAEVHRVAASQKEAVYKTVRAGMDMHMHGPGFAEPLLELVREGKISEKRIDESVRRILSAKFRLGLFEQPLADTAAMASQVFTEEHRAHSLDMARKSIVLLKNENGILPLDAKKYRKILVTGPNADSQSLLGDWSLLQPDDRVTTIVEGMREQSPEGVRIDFLDMGTSIPGMKREKVEEAARIASGYDLVVLCLGECSLRYRGRDQTAGENVDRDDIRLPGLQPRLLEAVHRSGTPVVGVVVNARPLDFTYMKEHIPAIVEAWEPGSFGGQAVAEILWGKVNPSGKLTVSFPRNVGQIPVFYNRKPSQYVRRYFRSPHGAVYEFGEGLSYTTYAYTGLKIDRTTVEADETVTVSVDVQNTGDRAGEEIVQLYLNAPVSDVTRPIKELKGFRRIALEPGEKRTVTFTLTPEMMETYDLYLNRSVEPGLFRVLIGPSSRTSDLLEGSFEVI from the coding sequence ATGAAAACGACGCTCAAATCCTTTCTGCTGTTCACCCTGCTCCTCGCGGCATGCGGCCGCACGACCGATTCGGAACCGGCCTACCTCGACCCGTCGCTCCCTGCGGAGACCCGTGTAGAGGACCTTCTCCTGCGGATGACCCTCGAAGAGAAGGTCGGGCAGATGTGCCAGTATGTGGGAATCGAACATATCCTGGACGCCGAAAGGCGCCGGAACGAAAACCTCGCGCAGAACGAGGACGCTTACGCATTCTACCCCGGTCTCGGCACCGCAGACCTCGAAAGGCTCGTGACCGAAGGCCGGATCGGCTCGTTCCTGCACGTAGTCTCGCCCGCCGAAGCCAACAGGCTGCAGACACTCGCCCGGCAGAGCCGGCTGAAAATCCCCCTGCTGATCGGTATCGACGCCATCCACGGCAACGGCATGGTGAGCGGCTGCACGGTCTACCCCAGCCAGATGGGCATGTCCTGCACGTGGAGCCCCGCGCTGGTGGAGGAGGCAGCCCGGCAGACCGCCCTCGAAATGCGTGCCACCGGATCGCAGTGGGCCTTCTCACCCAATCTCGACATCGCACGGGACGCCCGGTGGGGCCGCACGGGAGAGACCTTCGGCGAAGACCCGCTGCTGGTCGCCGAGATGGGGGCGGCCATGATCCGCGGATTGCAGGGCGATGACCTGAAAGGAGGGGTGCTCGCCTGCGCCAAACATCTGGTGGGAGGGAGCGAACCGATCAACGGGCTGAACGTCGCCCCGACCGACCTGTCGGAACGGACCCTGCTCGAAGTCTATCTGCCGCCCTACAAGGCTGCCGTGGAGGCCGGGGCCTGCACCTTCATGCCTGCCCACAACGAAATCAACGGAGTGCCCTGCCACGCCCACCGCTACCTGATGAACGATCTGGTCCGCGAGGCGTGGGGATTCGAAGGCTTCTACGTGAGCGACTTCCTGGACATCGAACGACTGGCGGAGGTCCACCGCGTGGCGGCGTCGCAGAAGGAGGCGGTCTACAAGACCGTACGGGCCGGCATGGACATGCACATGCACGGTCCCGGTTTCGCCGAACCGCTGCTCGAACTGGTCCGCGAAGGGAAAATCTCCGAAAAACGGATCGACGAATCGGTCCGGCGGATTCTCTCGGCCAAATTCCGGCTGGGCCTCTTCGAACAGCCGCTGGCCGACACCGCGGCCATGGCCTCGCAGGTGTTCACCGAAGAGCACCGGGCCCATTCGCTCGACATGGCCCGCAAGTCGATCGTCCTGCTCAAGAACGAAAACGGTATCCTGCCGCTCGACGCGAAAAAATACCGGAAAATCCTCGTCACGGGTCCCAATGCCGACAGCCAGTCGCTGCTGGGCGACTGGAGCCTGCTCCAACCCGACGACCGTGTCACGACCATCGTGGAGGGAATGCGGGAACAATCGCCCGAAGGGGTGCGGATCGACTTTCTGGACATGGGCACCTCCATCCCGGGCATGAAGCGGGAGAAGGTGGAGGAAGCGGCCCGGATCGCCTCCGGGTACGACCTGGTGGTGCTCTGCCTGGGCGAATGTTCGCTCCGCTACCGGGGCAGGGACCAGACCGCCGGGGAGAACGTGGACCGCGACGACATCCGCCTGCCGGGACTGCAGCCCCGGCTGCTGGAAGCCGTCCACCGGAGCGGCACACCGGTCGTAGGCGTGGTGGTGAATGCCCGGCCGCTCGACTTCACGTACATGAAGGAACATATTCCGGCGATCGTCGAAGCATGGGAGCCGGGCAGTTTCGGAGGGCAGGCCGTCGCCGAAATCCTCTGGGGCAAGGTGAATCCCAGCGGCAAACTCACGGTCAGCTTCCCCCGCAACGTGGGACAGATTCCCGTCTTCTACAACCGGAAGCCGTCCCAGTACGTCCGCCGCTATTTCCGCAGCCCCCACGGAGCCGTGTACGAATTCGGCGAAGGGCTCAGCTACACGACCTACGCCTACACCGGGCTGAAGATCGACCGGACGACCGTCGAAGCGGACGAGACGGTGACCGTTTCGGTCGATGTACAAAACACGGGCGACCGGGCGGGTGAAGAGATCGTCCAGCTGTACCTCAACGCTCCTGTCAGCGACGTCACGCGTCCGATCAAAGAGCTCAAGGGATTCCGCCGCATCGCGCTGGAGCCGGGCGAGAAACGGACGGTCACCTTCACCCTCACCCCCGAAATGATGGAGACCTACGACCTCTACCTGAACCGGTCGGTCGAACCGGGCCTGTTCCGGGTCTTGATCGGCCCTTCGTCCCGGACCTCCGACCTACTCGAAGGGAGTTTCGAGGTGATCTGA